A single genomic interval of Acetobacteraceae bacterium harbors:
- a CDS encoding DHA2 family efflux MFS transporter permease subunit, translating into MTDASTSDQENWRPKYNPWLIAVVVTLGAFMEVLDTTIINVALPHISGALGSSYDDATWALTSYLVANGVVLTISAWFSKVFGRKRYFLICILMFTVSSFLCGLSDSLPVLIIFRLMQGFFGGGLQPIQQSIILDTFPPEKRGAAFGLTAIAIVVAPILGPLLGGYLVDNFSWRWIFYVNVPFGILTLIGVYALVEDPLWVKPERERIDVIGMTLITLGLGCLEVMADRGEDDDWFHSGFIVTMAVIGLLCVIASIIWLLTAKNPLLNLDIFKDRNFAVGTFLIAMVGGLLYAAAIIVPQFAQQILGYTATLSGQVLAPGGVAVIILIPIVGKLMGKFQTRNIIALGFFLMGCSLFYSAQLQPTTNYNFLVLCRVFQTATLAFLFVPISTIAYSTLPRHLNADASAMFSMARNYIGSLAISFATAFVIETQQKRQSLIVHDMTPYHQAYQDYLAVVKRAAVEVGMSASQASSYATHQLYETFRQQVSMLAYNQVFMEIGIVPFCVVPFCFLFSPTAEKSSGEGGMH; encoded by the coding sequence ATCAATGTGGCGCTGCCGCATATTTCCGGTGCGCTCGGCAGTTCATACGATGATGCGACGTGGGCGCTGACCTCCTACCTTGTCGCCAATGGCGTGGTGCTGACAATCTCCGCGTGGTTCAGCAAAGTCTTCGGGCGCAAACGTTACTTTCTGATCTGTATCCTGATGTTCACCGTGTCGTCATTCCTATGTGGATTATCCGACAGCCTGCCTGTGCTCATCATCTTCCGTCTGATGCAAGGGTTTTTCGGTGGCGGGTTACAGCCGATACAGCAATCGATCATTCTTGACACATTTCCGCCCGAAAAACGCGGGGCTGCATTCGGGTTGACAGCCATTGCCATTGTCGTGGCCCCCATTCTTGGCCCGCTTCTGGGCGGTTACCTCGTTGATAATTTCTCCTGGCGCTGGATTTTTTACGTCAACGTGCCATTCGGCATACTGACGCTGATCGGCGTTTACGCACTTGTTGAGGATCCACTCTGGGTCAAGCCGGAGCGTGAGCGTATTGATGTGATCGGGATGACACTGATCACGCTTGGCCTCGGCTGCCTGGAAGTCATGGCGGATCGTGGTGAGGACGATGACTGGTTCCATTCCGGCTTTATCGTGACGATGGCCGTCATCGGTCTCCTCTGTGTGATCGCCTCGATCATCTGGCTTCTCACCGCGAAAAACCCGCTTTTGAATCTCGACATCTTCAAGGACCGCAATTTTGCGGTGGGCACGTTTCTGATCGCGATGGTGGGGGGGCTGCTTTATGCTGCGGCCATTATTGTCCCGCAATTTGCGCAACAGATACTTGGTTATACTGCGACCCTTTCGGGCCAGGTGCTGGCGCCGGGGGGTGTGGCTGTCATTATTCTGATCCCGATTGTCGGGAAGCTGATGGGAAAATTCCAAACGCGAAATATTATTGCGCTCGGCTTTTTCCTGATGGGGTGTTCCCTTTTTTACTCGGCGCAGCTTCAGCCCACGACGAATTATAATTTTCTTGTTCTCTGCCGCGTTTTTCAGACTGCGACGCTGGCTTTTCTGTTCGTGCCGATTTCCACGATCGCTTATTCGACATTGCCGCGACATCTTAATGCCGATGCGTCCGCCATGTTCAGCATGGCGCGAAATTACATCGGCTCGCTCGCGATTTCATTTGCCACGGCTTTTGTGATTGAGACCCAGCAGAAACGCCAAAGTCTGATCGTCCATGACATGACACCTTATCATCAGGCTTATCAGGATTATCTCGCTGTCGTTAAACGCGCCGCGGTGGAAGTGGGTATGTCTGCGAGTCAGGCATCTTCCTACGCGACGCATCAATTATATGAGACATTCCGACAGCAGGTTTCGATGCTTGCCTATAATCAGGTCTTTATGGAGATCGGTATCGTGCCGTTCTGCGTCGTGCCGTTCTGCTTCCTGTTTTCGCCAACTGCGGAAAAAAGCAGCGGCGAGGGGGGAATGCATTGA
- a CDS encoding efflux transporter outer membrane subunit has translation MKGRCVMRRAYHKLALLPAMALILTSGCVGPKFHRPKPWTPNQYRMPEREGEAGVTSRTTQDPAEANWWGLFNDPELSSLQSRLASQNLDIQRATTQLAQSRAQLMIAGAGRYPSLSAMGSYQRSQYITKFFQRALSQIGQNCRDSLGAQNATLLDQSIGNVVVPQLNQWQTGIDAQYELDLLGRVARQYESAKAMLQATDEQRRSVIIAQQADLAYDYLALRGLQEQLRILKENRATAQRTLDLARERQHVGLVTELDVKSAQRQLDTTTAQIAQMKQHVTQQINAINLLLGLPPGSLDDELQRTAGIPVVPPRVPVGLPSDLVRRRPDIRQAEAQLHAAVANIAEAEAEFYPKVTISADFGLQTLSFRDLGFWNARAWNVGPSISLPIFQGGRLRGNLMLTKYAEQTAAITYRQTVLGAWRDVDNALVAYRDEQKRHQGLVSASAAARRALDLAKDQYRSGLVTYLDVLSAQQALLDAEMQVADSSMTVAANLTRLYNALGGGWENIAPEEAAKSALTSKTYDKLTSR, from the coding sequence ATGAAGGGTCGCTGCGTCATGCGCCGTGCTTACCATAAATTAGCGCTCCTCCCTGCCATGGCGCTCATCCTGACGTCGGGCTGCGTCGGGCCGAAATTCCATCGTCCTAAACCATGGACGCCGAACCAGTATCGTATGCCCGAACGAGAGGGTGAGGCGGGGGTGACAAGTCGCACGACGCAAGATCCGGCGGAGGCAAATTGGTGGGGCCTCTTCAACGACCCTGAATTATCGTCTCTGCAATCCCGCCTCGCATCTCAGAACCTCGATATCCAGCGCGCCACGACGCAACTGGCGCAAAGCCGTGCCCAGCTGATGATTGCGGGTGCCGGGCGCTACCCGTCTCTCAGCGCGATGGGCAGTTATCAGCGCTCCCAGTATATTACGAAGTTCTTCCAGCGGGCCCTTTCCCAGATCGGTCAGAACTGCAGGGACTCGCTCGGCGCGCAAAATGCCACCCTCCTTGACCAGAGCATTGGTAATGTCGTCGTGCCGCAGCTTAATCAGTGGCAGACAGGTATTGACGCACAATATGAGCTGGATTTATTGGGCCGGGTCGCGCGGCAATATGAGTCCGCTAAGGCGATGTTGCAGGCAACGGATGAGCAGAGGCGTTCCGTCATTATCGCGCAACAGGCCGATCTGGCCTATGATTACCTCGCCCTGCGCGGCCTGCAGGAACAATTGCGCATCTTGAAGGAAAACCGTGCCACCGCGCAGCGGACATTGGATCTCGCGCGGGAGCGACAGCATGTCGGGCTGGTGACGGAGTTAGACGTCAAATCGGCACAGCGGCAACTTGACACGACGACGGCGCAGATCGCCCAGATGAAGCAGCACGTTACGCAGCAGATTAATGCCATTAACCTGTTACTGGGTTTGCCGCCAGGCTCTCTCGATGATGAGTTGCAACGCACGGCGGGCATCCCGGTCGTGCCGCCGCGCGTGCCCGTCGGGCTTCCGTCTGACCTAGTGCGGCGTCGTCCCGATATCCGGCAGGCCGAAGCACAACTCCACGCGGCGGTCGCCAATATTGCGGAGGCCGAGGCGGAGTTTTATCCGAAAGTCACCATCAGTGCCGATTTCGGGCTTCAGACCCTGTCCTTCCGTGATCTTGGCTTCTGGAATGCGCGGGCATGGAATGTCGGTCCGTCCATTTCCTTGCCGATTTTCCAGGGTGGGCGCCTGCGCGGCAATCTGATGCTGACCAAATATGCTGAACAGACGGCGGCCATTACTTATCGCCAGACCGTGCTCGGCGCATGGCGGGATGTCGATAATGCGCTTGTGGCCTATCGGGATGAGCAGAAGCGCCATCAGGGCCTGGTCTCAGCTTCTGCGGCGGCGCGTCGTGCGCTTGACCTGGCGAAAGATCAATATCGATCCGGTCTCGTCACTTACCTGGATGTTCTCTCCGCCCAGCAGGCGCTTCTGGATGCTGAGATGCAGGTCGCGGACAGCTCCATGACGGTCGCGGCCAATCTCACGCGCCTTTATAATGCGCTTGGCGGTGGCTGGGAGAATATCGCGCCGGAAGAAGCCGCGAAATCCGCTTTGACTTCAAAAACTTATGACAAACTCACTTCGAGGTGA